The following are from one region of the Bradyrhizobium sediminis genome:
- a CDS encoding bifunctional diguanylate cyclase/phosphodiesterase has protein sequence MKPVAPQASTILASLGQAAFAWDIATDAIVWSDQLTSVFPDIPAETLASGAEFSKLIEPARTIRSDALGHTPPARGGDGVPYRVEYGVRTSTSAPVLWIEETGCWFAGADGRPAHAHGIVRVNNERHARDEQLLKLSRNDPLTGELNRTHLIASLAEAIEESSRFRTACAFMLIGIDRLARINDAFGFDVADAVISEVAQRIRARLRAGDVLGRFSGNKFGLILKNCTVDDMNVAAERFLAGIRDEVVPTRSGPVSVTASIGAVSVPRYAHNADEAINRAHETLDMAKRRRAGSFLVWRPNVERDAQRRVNIRVTDEIVTALNERRIVMAYEPVVEARSRDAAFYECLVRMEQGDGQVLLAPDIVPVAEKLGLIRLVDHRVLELVVAELANSPQVQLSLNISPDTTMDPDWWASIESLMRAHPGVAERLIVEITETVAIQDIDDVRGFVTRLKNFGSKIAIDDFGAGYTSFRNLRKLGVDIVKVDGAFVQNIARSADDRAFVQTLIDLARRLQIRTVAEWVQDEESAVMLREWGCDYIQGRLIGLASSERPWDRRATVLPAAS, from the coding sequence GTGAAACCCGTTGCCCCGCAAGCTTCCACCATCCTTGCTTCGCTCGGCCAGGCGGCGTTCGCGTGGGACATCGCCACCGACGCCATTGTCTGGAGCGATCAATTGACCTCGGTCTTTCCGGATATTCCGGCGGAGACGCTGGCCAGCGGCGCCGAGTTTTCCAAGCTGATCGAGCCGGCGCGCACGATCCGGTCCGACGCGCTGGGCCATACGCCGCCGGCGCGCGGCGGCGACGGCGTGCCCTACCGGGTCGAGTACGGCGTGCGGACCTCTACCTCCGCCCCCGTGCTCTGGATCGAGGAAACCGGCTGCTGGTTCGCCGGCGCCGACGGCAGGCCGGCGCACGCCCATGGCATCGTCCGCGTCAACAACGAACGCCACGCCCGCGACGAGCAGCTTTTGAAACTGTCGCGCAACGACCCCTTGACCGGCGAACTCAATCGCACCCATCTGATCGCCTCATTGGCCGAGGCCATCGAAGAATCCTCGCGCTTCCGCACCGCCTGCGCCTTCATGCTGATCGGCATCGATCGTCTGGCGCGCATCAACGATGCCTTCGGCTTCGACGTTGCGGACGCGGTGATTTCCGAAGTGGCGCAGCGCATCCGGGCGCGGCTGCGCGCCGGTGACGTGCTCGGCCGGTTCTCCGGCAACAAATTCGGGCTGATCCTGAAGAACTGCACCGTCGACGACATGAATGTCGCCGCCGAGCGGTTCCTGGCGGGCATCCGCGACGAGGTGGTGCCGACCCGGTCCGGCCCGGTCTCGGTCACCGCGTCGATCGGCGCGGTCAGCGTGCCGCGCTATGCGCACAACGCCGACGAGGCGATCAACCGCGCCCATGAAACGCTCGACATGGCAAAGCGCCGCCGCGCCGGGTCGTTCCTGGTGTGGCGTCCCAATGTCGAGCGCGACGCCCAGCGCCGCGTCAATATCCGCGTCACCGACGAGATCGTCACCGCGCTCAACGAGCGCCGGATCGTGATGGCATACGAGCCGGTGGTCGAAGCGCGTTCGCGGGACGCGGCGTTCTACGAGTGCCTGGTCCGCATGGAGCAGGGCGACGGACAGGTTCTGCTGGCGCCGGACATCGTTCCGGTGGCGGAGAAGCTCGGCCTGATCCGGCTGGTCGATCACCGCGTGCTCGAGCTCGTCGTGGCCGAACTCGCAAACTCGCCGCAGGTGCAGCTCAGCCTCAACATCTCGCCCGACACCACGATGGACCCGGACTGGTGGGCCTCGATCGAATCGCTGATGCGCGCCCATCCGGGCGTGGCCGAGCGGCTGATCGTGGAAATCACCGAAACCGTCGCGATCCAGGATATCGACGACGTCCGCGGCTTCGTCACGCGGCTGAAGAACTTCGGCAGCAAGATCGCGATCGACGATTTCGGCGCCGGTTACACCTCGTTCCGGAATCTGCGCAAGCTCGGCGTCGATATTGTTAAAGTCGACGGCGCCTTCGTGCAGAACATCGCGCGCTCGGCCGACGATCGCGCCTTCGTGCAGACGCTGATCGATCTGGCGCGCCGGCTGCAAATCAGGACCGTCGCGGAATGGGTCCAGGACGAAGAGTCCGCGGTGATGCTGCGCGAATGGGGTTGCGACTACATCCAGGGACGGCTGATCGGGCTGGCGTCATCGGAGCGGCCGTGGGATCGGCGCGCAACGGTGTTGCCGGCGGCGAGTTAG
- a CDS encoding IS110 family transposase, protein MEQIIRIGMDTSKHIFQLHGVDATERPVLRRRLGRAQMVAFFTKQPPTVIGIEACGAAHYWARELGKLGHEVKLIAPQHVKPYVRRNKNDGRDAEGLCEAMGRPTMRFVPVKTAEQQAALMLAGLREQMVARRTQLSNMIRGYAAEFGLAVAKGLDKIEPLLAGIAQDDSVPALARESFAVQGREYAQLQGELKAIEARLRAWHRGNADSRRLAKIPGVGPIGATALVMKTPDPRAFSSGRHFAAWLGLTPKDHSTAGKTRLGKITRAGDERLRSVLVAGATAVIQQAKYGRGHPSPWLIALLKRKPPKLAAVALANKIARIAWKLMVTGDNYDGARMSEASASAA, encoded by the coding sequence GTGGAACAGATTATCCGAATTGGCATGGATACGTCGAAGCATATTTTCCAGCTGCATGGGGTTGATGCGACCGAACGGCCGGTGTTGCGCAGGCGGCTCGGCCGGGCGCAAATGGTGGCATTTTTTACCAAGCAGCCGCCGACCGTGATCGGGATCGAGGCCTGCGGTGCGGCGCATTATTGGGCGCGCGAGCTTGGCAAGCTCGGCCACGAGGTGAAGCTGATCGCGCCGCAACACGTGAAGCCTTACGTCAGGCGGAACAAGAACGACGGGCGAGATGCCGAGGGGCTGTGTGAAGCGATGGGCCGACCGACGATGCGGTTTGTGCCAGTGAAGACGGCCGAGCAGCAGGCAGCTTTGATGCTGGCAGGTCTCCGCGAGCAGATGGTCGCCCGTCGCACCCAGCTCAGCAATATGATCCGGGGCTATGCGGCAGAGTTCGGCCTTGCGGTGGCCAAGGGCCTCGACAAGATCGAACCGCTTTTAGCTGGCATCGCGCAAGATGACAGCGTGCCGGCGCTGGCGCGCGAGTCGTTTGCGGTCCAGGGCCGCGAGTACGCGCAGTTGCAGGGAGAGTTGAAGGCAATCGAAGCCAGGCTGAGGGCCTGGCACCGCGGCAATGCCGATAGCCGGCGCTTGGCGAAGATTCCAGGAGTCGGGCCGATCGGCGCCACGGCGCTGGTGATGAAGACGCCTGATCCGCGTGCCTTCTCCTCGGGCCGGCATTTTGCGGCCTGGCTCGGACTGACCCCGAAAGACCACTCCACTGCCGGCAAAACCCGGCTCGGCAAGATCACCCGTGCCGGCGATGAGAGGTTGCGCAGCGTGCTGGTGGCAGGAGCGACCGCCGTGATTCAGCAGGCGAAGTACGGCCGTGGCCATCCATCGCCCTGGCTGATCGCTTTGCTCAAGCGCAAGCCGCCAAAACTCGCGGCGGTGGCGCTCGCCAACAAGATTGCCCGCATCGCCTGGAAACTGATGGTTACGGGGGATAATTACGACGGCGCGCGGATGTCTGAGGCATCGGCGTCAGCCGCCTAA
- the mtgA gene encoding monofunctional biosynthetic peptidoglycan transglycosylase, whose protein sequence is MRIARNLLLIVLAVLLLPYLLAPFYRAGHPVSTLMAWRWVRGAPVSRQWIDFRAISSALPRSVVASEDAKFCSHRGVDWDALRDVIDDAEDGEVARGGSTITQQVTKNLFLWPGRSVVRKALEVPLAMWIDLVLPKQRILEIYLNIAEWGPSGRFGAEAGAAYAFGHSASSLSPREAALLAAILPNPIRRSARNPGPGVRRLAWTYVARAQAPALQRCWSENRAF, encoded by the coding sequence TTGCGCATTGCCCGAAATCTGTTGCTGATCGTGCTGGCCGTTTTGTTGCTGCCGTACCTGCTGGCGCCGTTCTATCGCGCCGGCCATCCGGTCTCGACGCTGATGGCCTGGCGCTGGGTCAGAGGTGCGCCGGTGTCGCGGCAATGGATCGATTTCAGGGCGATTTCGTCGGCGCTGCCGCGCTCGGTGGTGGCCTCCGAGGACGCCAAATTCTGCAGCCATCGCGGCGTCGACTGGGACGCGCTACGCGACGTGATCGACGACGCTGAGGACGGCGAGGTGGCGCGCGGCGGCTCGACCATCACCCAGCAGGTGACGAAAAACCTGTTCCTGTGGCCGGGCCGCAGCGTGGTCCGCAAGGCTCTGGAGGTCCCGCTGGCGATGTGGATTGATCTGGTGCTGCCGAAGCAGCGAATCTTGGAGATTTACCTCAACATCGCCGAATGGGGGCCGTCCGGCCGGTTCGGGGCCGAGGCAGGGGCTGCCTACGCCTTCGGCCATTCCGCCTCCAGCCTGTCGCCACGCGAAGCCGCGCTTTTGGCGGCGATCCTGCCCAATCCCATCAGGCGCAGCGCCCGCAATCCCGGCCCAGGCGTCCGCCGTCTGGCCTGGACCTATGTGGCCCGGGCGCAGGCCCCCGCCCTGCAGCGATGCTGGAGCGAAAATCGCGCTTTTTGA
- a CDS encoding polyprenyl synthetase family protein, whose translation MTTATATDFAKRLDQTAEDTEALLAKLLSDTLLPDEIARPKRLMEAMRYSTLGGGKRLRPFLVVESSAVFGVPREAALLAGAALECIHCYSLIHDDLPAMDNSDLRRGRPTLHKKTDDATAILAGDGLLTLAFDIITRDELHNDPTVRLLLTRALARASGIGGMVGGQMLDLAGEGRFGDREPVDVARLQQMKTGALLRYGCIAGAILGQSTPAQYQALDDYGRALGEAFQIADDLLDVEGDAAALGKQTGQDAALGKTTFVTQLGIDGAKQRVRDLLAKADSALSIFGAKGDVLRAAARFVADRKS comes from the coding sequence ATGACGACCGCCACTGCCACCGACTTTGCGAAACGACTGGACCAGACCGCGGAGGATACCGAAGCTCTGCTGGCGAAGCTGTTATCCGACACGCTCCTGCCCGACGAAATCGCGCGACCGAAGCGGCTGATGGAGGCCATGCGCTATTCCACCCTCGGCGGCGGCAAACGCTTGCGGCCGTTCCTGGTGGTCGAGAGTTCGGCCGTGTTCGGCGTCCCGCGCGAGGCGGCGCTATTGGCCGGCGCCGCGCTCGAATGCATCCACTGCTATTCGCTGATCCACGACGATCTCCCGGCGATGGACAACAGCGATCTGCGCCGCGGCCGGCCGACGCTGCACAAGAAGACCGATGACGCCACCGCGATCCTGGCCGGCGACGGGCTATTGACGCTCGCCTTCGACATCATCACCCGCGACGAACTCCACAACGACCCGACCGTGCGCCTGCTGCTCACCCGCGCGCTGGCGCGGGCGTCGGGAATCGGCGGCATGGTCGGCGGCCAGATGCTCGACCTCGCCGGCGAAGGCCGGTTCGGCGACCGCGAGCCGGTCGACGTCGCGCGGCTGCAGCAGATGAAGACCGGCGCGCTGTTGCGCTACGGCTGCATCGCCGGCGCGATCCTCGGCCAGTCCACGCCAGCGCAATACCAGGCGCTTGACGATTACGGCCGCGCGCTGGGCGAGGCGTTCCAGATCGCCGACGATCTGCTCGACGTCGAGGGCGACGCGGCCGCGCTCGGCAAGCAGACCGGACAGGATGCGGCACTGGGCAAGACCACCTTCGTCACCCAGCTCGGGATCGACGGCGCCAAGCAGCGCGTGCGCGATCTCCTGGCCAAGGCCGACTCCGCGCTTTCGATCTTCGGCGCCAAGGGCGACGTGCTGCGTGCGGCGGCGCGATTCGTCGCCGACCGCAAGAGCTGA
- the phaR gene encoding polyhydroxyalkanoate synthesis repressor PhaR gives MAKSDQPTTIKKYANRRLYNTGTSTYVTLEDLAAMVKEGEDFLVYDAKTGDDITRSVLAQIIFEQENKAGQNLLPTTFLRQLIRFYGDSMQMVVPKYLEQSIDTLTREQEKFRKQLTNTFSGTPFAPLEEHVRRNMELFQQTFSMFKPFVPPRAGAAAEPEKAPEPAPDADNIDDLRRQMKDMQERLERMSKEPKKEEPKKEE, from the coding sequence ATGGCGAAATCAGACCAACCCACCACGATCAAGAAATACGCGAACCGGCGGCTCTATAATACCGGCACCAGCACCTATGTGACGCTCGAGGATCTCGCAGCGATGGTGAAGGAGGGCGAGGACTTCCTCGTCTACGACGCCAAGACCGGTGACGACATTACCCGCTCGGTGCTGGCGCAGATCATTTTCGAGCAGGAAAACAAGGCCGGCCAGAACCTGCTGCCGACCACCTTCCTGCGGCAGCTGATCCGGTTCTACGGCGACAGCATGCAGATGGTGGTGCCGAAGTATCTCGAGCAGTCGATCGACACGCTGACCCGCGAGCAGGAAAAGTTCCGCAAGCAGCTGACCAATACCTTCAGCGGCACGCCCTTTGCTCCCTTGGAGGAGCACGTCCGCCGCAACATGGAATTGTTTCAGCAGACGTTCTCGATGTTCAAGCCGTTCGTGCCGCCGCGCGCCGGGGCCGCAGCCGAACCCGAGAAGGCGCCGGAGCCGGCGCCCGACGCAGACAATATCGACGACCTGCGCCGTCAGATGAAGGACATGCAGGAACGGCTCGAGCGGATGTCGAAAGAGCCGAAGAAGGAAGAGCCGAAGAAGGAAGAGTAG
- the rpmF gene encoding 50S ribosomal protein L32 encodes MAVPRRKTSPSRRGMRRSADALKKPTYAEDKDSGELRRPHHLDLKTGMYKGRQVLKAKKES; translated from the coding sequence ATGGCCGTTCCCCGTAGAAAAACATCGCCCTCGCGGCGTGGCATGCGCCGCTCGGCGGACGCGCTGAAGAAGCCGACCTATGCCGAGGACAAGGATTCCGGTGAATTGCGCCGTCCGCACCACCTCGACCTGAAGACCGGCATGTACAAGGGCCGGCAGGTGCTGAAGGCCAAGAAGGAATCCTGA